A window from Lachnoanaerobaculum umeaense encodes these proteins:
- the alr gene encoding alanine racemase: MDSYRRAYAKVDLDAIKHNLMVTKQALKKDMKLAAIVKADGYGHGSVPVSLYIKDIVDFFCVATLEEGVNLRYHGITKPILILACIPRNSYKESIVFDIRESVFTLEQAKKINEEARQMDKKMSIHIAIDTGMNRIGFKPTKESAEIIKEINEMENIDIEGIFTHFHSADEKDLTSALKQEELFSDFLNMLHDMGVNPKITHASNSAAVVNGIGTGFDMVRCGITMYGIAPSSDVNLENFDYRPALSIYSIITYIKQIKAGECVSYGATFTAEKDMDIATISFGYADGYPRDLSNRGYVLIHGKKCKILGRICMDQTIVDISNVTDAKIGDRVVILGESDNGRITVDELTKDSNTFSYEFVCGINKRVPRLYYLNGEYVGKKDYTRDLYTMI, translated from the coding sequence ATGGACTCATATAGACGAGCTTATGCTAAGGTAGATTTAGATGCTATAAAGCATAATTTGATGGTGACAAAACAAGCTTTAAAGAAAGATATGAAGCTAGCTGCTATTGTTAAGGCTGACGGTTATGGGCATGGAAGTGTACCGGTATCATTATATATAAAAGATATTGTCGATTTTTTTTGCGTTGCAACACTGGAAGAAGGTGTTAATCTAAGATATCATGGCATTACAAAGCCAATTCTGATATTAGCATGTATTCCAAGAAACAGTTATAAGGAATCAATAGTATTTGATATAAGAGAATCAGTTTTTACATTAGAACAGGCTAAGAAGATAAATGAAGAAGCAAGGCAAATGGATAAGAAAATGTCTATTCATATTGCGATAGATACAGGAATGAATAGAATAGGATTCAAGCCGACAAAGGAAAGTGCTGAAATTATAAAAGAAATAAATGAAATGGAGAATATAGATATAGAGGGTATATTCACTCATTTTCATAGTGCTGATGAGAAAGACCTCACCTCAGCACTAAAGCAGGAGGAGTTATTTTCAGACTTTTTGAATATGCTGCATGATATGGGAGTCAATCCAAAAATAACACATGCTTCAAATTCTGCTGCCGTTGTAAATGGTATTGGAACAGGATTTGATATGGTTCGTTGTGGCATTACTATGTACGGAATCGCACCTTCAAGTGATGTGAATCTTGAAAATTTTGATTATAGACCTGCTTTAAGTATTTACTCTATTATTACTTATATAAAGCAAATCAAAGCAGGTGAATGTGTAAGTTACGGTGCCACATTTACAGCAGAAAAAGATATGGATATTGCTACAATTTCATTTGGGTATGCAGATGGGTATCCAAGGGATTTGAGCAATAGGGGCTACGTATTGATTCATGGTAAAAAGTGCAAGATTTTGGGTAGGATTTGTATGGATCAGACAATAGTAGATATCAGTAATGTTACAGATGCAAAGATAGGAGATAGGGTTGTAATTCTTGGTGAAAGTGACAATGGTAGAATTACTGTTGATGAACTTACAAAGGATTCTAATACATTTTCCTATGAATTTGTTTGTGGCATAAATAAAAGAGTACCAAGGCTTTACTATTTAAATGGTGAATATGTTGGAAAAAAAGATTACACAAGGGATTTATACACTATGATATAA
- a CDS encoding NAD(P)H-hydrate dehydratase — MRILDETALKYIPDRIKNANKGSYGHVLVIAGSNGMSGAAFLSAMAAYRSGAGLVRIFTVSKNRTILQTLLPEAIITTYDEREAYENKEGFISKMKQCLDWSSVVVLGPGLSTDYYAKIIVEYVLSECYVPMIIDADALNIIAAEPLLTKYYTDNIIITPHIGEMSRLVKSSIEEILSEPIKYAEEYAGKYGITVVLKSHQSVIAAKEDTFINKSGSAAMAKAGSGDVLCGIIAGMFCLGIDDDMAVALGVFIHGMAGTLAGKKHGEHSIIAREIIENIGEVLSRRKRDGLI; from the coding sequence ATGAGAATTCTTGATGAAACTGCATTAAAATATATACCTGACAGGATAAAGAATGCAAATAAGGGTAGCTATGGACATGTGTTGGTTATTGCCGGCAGCAATGGTATGAGCGGTGCAGCTTTTTTAAGTGCGATGGCAGCATATCGTTCAGGAGCAGGATTGGTCAGAATATTTACTGTAAGTAAGAACAGAACAATTTTGCAAACCCTTTTGCCTGAGGCTATAATTACAACATATGATGAAAGAGAGGCATATGAAAACAAGGAAGGCTTTATAAGTAAGATGAAGCAATGCCTTGACTGGTCCAGTGTAGTGGTACTAGGTCCGGGGCTTTCCACTGATTATTATGCCAAAATTATAGTCGAATATGTATTATCTGAGTGCTATGTTCCTATGATAATAGATGCTGATGCATTGAATATTATTGCGGCTGAACCTTTACTCACAAAGTATTATACTGACAATATTATTATTACACCTCATATTGGAGAAATGTCTAGACTTGTGAAATCTTCAATAGAAGAAATACTATCTGAGCCTATAAAATATGCTGAGGAATATGCCGGTAAATATGGTATTACAGTAGTTTTAAAATCTCATCAAAGTGTAATAGCTGCAAAGGAAGATACTTTTATTAACAAATCAGGAAGTGCAGCAATGGCAAAAGCTGGAAGTGGAGATGTACTTTGTGGTATAATTGCAGGCATGTTCTGTCTTGGTATAGATGATGATATGGCTGTAGCATTAGGAGTATTTATACATGGAATGGCAGGTACTCTCGCCGGTAAAAAGCATGGGGAGCATAGTATTATAGCAAGAGAGATTATTGAGAATATAGGAGAAGTGCTAAGTAGAAGGAAGAGAGATGGACTCATATAG
- the acpS gene encoding holo-ACP synthase — protein MIKGIGTDIVEIDRISNAIKKDFFLKKAFSDIEINMAEAGNRDSFLAGNFATKEAFVKALGLGFRGIGLKDLEVLRDEYGKPFIKICNISNIHLKDIDEAKVHVSISNTKTLAISTVVIESD, from the coding sequence ATGATTAAGGGAATCGGTACTGATATAGTTGAAATAGATAGAATATCAAATGCAATAAAAAAAGATTTTTTCTTAAAAAAGGCTTTTAGTGACATTGAAATTAATATGGCTGAAGCCGGAAATAGAGATAGTTTTCTGGCGGGTAATTTCGCCACAAAGGAGGCTTTTGTAAAAGCGCTTGGACTTGGCTTTAGAGGAATTGGATTAAAGGATCTTGAAGTACTTAGAGATGAATATGGAAAGCCCTTTATAAAAATATGTAATATATCTAATATTCATTTAAAGGACATTGATGAAGCAAAGGTCCATGTATCTATAAGCAATACTAAAACATTGGCTATTTCAACAGTAGTAATAGAATCAGACTAA
- a CDS encoding redox-sensing transcriptional repressor Rex, whose translation MEERKISRAVISRLPRYYRYLGELSEEGVERISSKELSERMKVTASQIRQDLNNFGGFGQQGYGYNVRYLYNEIAKILGIDRQHNVIIIGAGHLGQAIANYANFERRGFLIKAMFDVDPNLFGKTIRGARVYSLDNLEKFISENDIQIAALTIPKTRALEIAERLTKSGIKAIWNFAHTDLIVPYDVVVENVHLSESLMRLSYRVSNIDAPPFEGKYD comes from the coding sequence ATGGAAGAGAGAAAAATATCAAGAGCGGTTATATCTAGGCTGCCAAGATACTATAGATATCTAGGTGAGCTTTCAGAAGAGGGTGTTGAGAGAATATCCTCAAAGGAGCTTAGTGAGAGAATGAAGGTTACTGCTTCACAGATTAGGCAGGATTTAAATAATTTTGGTGGATTTGGACAGCAAGGTTATGGATATAATGTAAGATATCTATACAATGAGATTGCTAAAATACTTGGTATAGACCGTCAACATAATGTTATTATAATAGGTGCCGGTCATTTAGGACAGGCTATTGCAAACTATGCAAACTTTGAGAGAAGAGGATTTCTTATAAAGGCTATGTTTGACGTGGATCCGAATTTATTTGGTAAGACTATACGTGGTGCTAGAGTATATTCTTTGGATAATCTTGAGAAATTTATTTCTGAAAACGATATACAGATAGCAGCACTTACAATACCTAAGACCAGAGCACTGGAGATTGCAGAAAGGCTTACAAAATCAGGTATAAAGGCTATTTGGAATTTTGCACATACAGACCTTATAGTGCCTTATGATGTTGTAGTGGAGAATGTACATCTATCAGAATCTTTAATGAGACTCTCATATAGAGTTAGCAATATAGATGCACCACCTTTTGAAGGTAAGTATGATTAA
- a CDS encoding ABC-F family ATP-binding cassette domain-containing protein, translating into MILNATNISKSFGSNEIIKEANFLVNEHEKVAIVGVNGAGKTTLLKILTGEEASDSGSVTLAKDAKLGYLRQINNVDSTLSIINELYTVIEPILNMEKRMLEMQEQMQHLTGKALEELYSSYTALTHTYELLDGYAAKSKVVGILKGLGFDENDFERKINTLSGGQKTRVFLAKLLLEEPDIILLDEPTNHLDLRSIEWLESYLLNYKGAVIIVSHDRYFLDKIVSKVIDIENSTVQMYLGNYSDFSEKKQMLMDAKLKEYLNQQQEIKHQEAVISKLKQFNREKSIKRAESRQKQLEKIEKVEAPQTHIENMRLSLNISKESGKDVLSVHNLSKSFDEKNLFSDIDFEIKRGERVAIIGDNGTGKTTLLKIINGLLSPDTGEVIYGSNVSIAYYDQEHQVLHMDKTLFDEISDTYPEMTNTQIRNILAAFLFTGEDVYKKIGDLSGGERGRVSLVKLMLSKANFLLLDEPTNHLDILSKDVLESALNSFPGTVCYVSHDRYFINKTATRILDLTGNRLLNYIGNYDYYIEKRQAVEDAANLTSSAVEEKPVEISDSKQEWIYNKTAQAQKKKIKNALNKCEKEIEKLEERLGIIDEEFLNPEISSNVGKLIELQKEKTSLEEKLDALMQEWEELTLRMEED; encoded by the coding sequence TTGATTTTAAATGCCACGAATATCTCAAAGTCATTTGGAAGCAATGAGATAATAAAAGAAGCAAATTTTTTAGTCAATGAACATGAAAAAGTTGCTATTGTAGGTGTAAATGGTGCTGGAAAAACTACACTTTTAAAAATACTTACAGGAGAAGAAGCTTCAGATAGCGGTAGTGTTACACTTGCAAAGGATGCAAAACTCGGATATTTACGACAGATCAATAATGTTGATTCTACATTAAGTATTATAAATGAATTATACACTGTTATAGAGCCAATATTAAATATGGAAAAAAGAATGTTGGAGATGCAAGAACAAATGCAACACCTAACCGGTAAAGCTTTAGAGGAATTATACTCTTCTTATACCGCCCTTACACATACTTATGAACTTTTAGACGGATATGCAGCAAAGAGTAAAGTCGTAGGTATATTAAAGGGTTTGGGTTTTGATGAAAATGATTTTGAAAGAAAAATAAATACTCTGTCAGGAGGGCAAAAGACTAGAGTTTTTCTTGCTAAACTCCTACTTGAAGAACCTGATATTATTTTACTTGATGAACCTACAAACCATTTAGATCTAAGAAGTATAGAGTGGCTTGAGTCATATCTTCTAAATTATAAAGGTGCTGTGATAATAGTATCTCATGACAGATATTTTCTCGATAAAATAGTAAGTAAGGTTATAGATATTGAAAATTCTACGGTTCAAATGTATTTAGGCAATTACTCTGATTTCTCTGAAAAAAAGCAGATGCTTATGGATGCAAAGCTGAAAGAATACCTAAATCAGCAGCAGGAAATAAAGCATCAAGAGGCTGTTATAAGCAAGTTGAAGCAGTTCAATAGAGAAAAATCTATAAAGAGAGCTGAAAGCAGGCAGAAACAGCTTGAAAAAATCGAAAAAGTTGAAGCTCCACAAACACATATTGAGAATATGAGATTATCATTAAATATTTCAAAAGAAAGTGGTAAGGATGTACTTTCTGTACACAATCTTTCAAAGAGCTTTGATGAAAAGAATCTATTCTCTGATATCGACTTTGAAATCAAAAGGGGTGAAAGAGTAGCTATTATAGGTGACAATGGTACAGGTAAGACTACTCTGCTCAAAATAATAAATGGACTTCTCTCTCCTGATACCGGTGAAGTTATCTATGGCTCTAATGTATCTATTGCATACTATGATCAGGAGCATCAAGTACTACATATGGATAAGACATTATTTGATGAAATATCGGATACCTATCCTGAGATGACCAATACACAAATACGTAATATATTGGCAGCTTTTCTTTTTACCGGTGAGGATGTGTATAAGAAAATAGGTGATTTATCCGGTGGCGAAAGAGGTAGAGTATCTTTAGTAAAGCTTATGCTATCAAAAGCTAATTTTCTACTTCTGGATGAGCCTACAAACCACTTGGATATACTCAGTAAAGATGTACTTGAAAGTGCACTTAACAGCTTTCCCGGCACTGTATGTTATGTTTCACATGACAGATATTTTATTAATAAAACAGCTACTAGAATACTGGATCTTACCGGTAACAGATTGCTCAATTATATAGGTAATTATGATTACTATATTGAAAAGAGACAGGCTGTTGAAGACGCTGCAAATCTCACATCTAGTGCCGTAGAAGAAAAGCCGGTCGAAATATCGGATTCAAAACAGGAGTGGATATATAATAAAACAGCACAGGCACAAAAGAAAAAAATCAAAAATGCTTTGAATAAATGTGAAAAAGAAATAGAAAAACTGGAAGAGAGATTGGGGATTATTGATGAGGAATTTTTAAATCCTGAGATTTCTTCAAATGTTGGTAAACTTATTGAACTGCAAAAAGAGAAAACTTCTCTTGAAGAAAAATTGGATGCTTTAATGCAGGAATGGGAAGAGCTGACATTGCGCATGGAGGAGGATTGA
- a CDS encoding cell division protein DIVIC, which yields MKMKRFLAIVILLILVISLIGTIYVAIFTSNIRLLFVFLFIDIVIPVVIYAYLIITKHIRNLNKRDDDK from the coding sequence ATGAAAATGAAAAGATTTTTGGCTATAGTAATCTTGCTCATACTTGTTATTAGCTTAATTGGTACAATTTATGTGGCGATCTTTACAAGTAATATAAGGCTTTTATTTGTCTTTTTATTTATAGACATTGTAATTCCTGTAGTGATATATGCATACCTTATTATAACTAAGCATATAAGAAATTTAAATAAAAGAGATGATGATAAGTAA
- a CDS encoding protein kinase domain-containing protein produces MKRLCMGCMQEYDARYEVCPFCGYVYGTPPKEAYHLTPGTILNNKYIIGKVLGFGGFGITYIAYDKVLEQRVAIKEYMPGEFSTRMPEQKTVTVFSGDREEQFKEGLIKIEEEAKRLSKFSSVPNIVHIFDCFQANNTVYIVMEYLDGESLKDKLNREGKMPVQDAYGIVIKVISAMKIVHREGIIHRDIAPDNIFVLKNGEIKVIDFGAARYATTKHSKSLSVIIKPGYAPEEQYRSRGDQGPHTDVYALAATFYKMITGITPEDAMERSVKDMLKHPSQLLGVNISKSMDTAIMNALMVNIEDRTPTMDEFEEELNDAEVKERKKTAAKDTSGSMPMPLKVCIGVGAGVISLALLAVLTINVAPRLGIDKILGATEVTVPNFVNQDYESIKDNDDLSIITDEVKYDDEYIEGRVISQDKNAGTTVPRDTEINVIVSAGSRPMLIPNLVGMRLDEAEKIAGKLYKNVIAEPYTGDTSTILPGAVLGQSHDPYSETIKSGYGDSITLYYNADGYDKSVYLADNTATDIPESISVSLQELPDAQRYFYSNYSIYLSPVFVLKDVINNKYIRVDEYNDKEQDYQEVNIDVPDNISRGSIIKEYTDESANNKSKLLHVYVYDGIKPFATDNYRGRDLAEIQNILMSASVTVSTQYEFDPYVKANSIIRVIGGDGAELPLGTILHSGDNVTLVVNNGIDPNVPTTNYESVGASTTTETTKAKVETKTAPPETTRARETQSTQTQPPTQAAIPADPPTPESSQSKEIGSQPSEPADMPTAVRPRYIERTQAEEEETAEGEESTEGKKKKDKKKKKDKKKKSYDEDVESSEEKEVYYTAGFYIDENGDEQYTEFYYTED; encoded by the coding sequence ATTATAGGAAAGGTACTTGGATTTGGAGGCTTTGGAATAACATATATTGCTTATGACAAGGTACTTGAACAAAGGGTTGCCATAAAGGAATACATGCCCGGAGAGTTCTCTACCAGAATGCCTGAACAAAAAACAGTAACAGTATTTTCAGGTGATAGAGAGGAACAGTTTAAAGAAGGCCTTATAAAAATTGAAGAGGAAGCTAAAAGACTGAGTAAGTTTAGTTCAGTTCCTAATATAGTTCATATTTTTGACTGTTTCCAAGCCAATAATACTGTGTACATAGTTATGGAGTATTTGGATGGCGAGTCTCTAAAAGATAAACTAAACAGGGAAGGAAAAATGCCTGTTCAAGATGCATATGGTATAGTTATAAAAGTTATATCTGCTATGAAGATAGTTCATAGAGAAGGTATTATTCATAGAGATATAGCACCTGACAATATCTTTGTACTGAAAAATGGCGAGATAAAAGTAATTGACTTTGGTGCTGCAAGATATGCTACGACAAAGCATTCAAAGAGCTTGTCGGTTATCATAAAGCCCGGATATGCACCTGAAGAGCAGTATAGAAGTAGAGGCGATCAGGGACCGCATACAGATGTATATGCTTTGGCTGCGACATTCTACAAAATGATCACAGGAATTACTCCTGAGGATGCCATGGAGAGAAGCGTCAAAGACATGTTAAAGCATCCTTCACAGTTGTTAGGCGTAAATATTTCTAAGTCTATGGATACAGCAATAATGAATGCTCTTATGGTCAATATAGAGGACAGAACTCCTACTATGGATGAGTTTGAAGAAGAGTTAAATGATGCTGAGGTCAAGGAAAGAAAGAAAACAGCAGCTAAAGATACTTCAGGAAGTATGCCGATGCCTTTAAAGGTATGTATAGGAGTGGGGGCCGGCGTAATATCTTTGGCATTGTTGGCTGTTCTTACAATAAATGTAGCACCAAGACTTGGAATAGATAAAATATTGGGTGCTACGGAGGTTACTGTACCAAATTTTGTCAATCAGGATTACGAAAGTATAAAGGATAATGATGATCTTAGTATTATAACTGATGAGGTTAAATATGATGATGAGTATATTGAAGGAAGGGTAATATCTCAGGATAAAAATGCAGGTACTACTGTACCTAGAGATACAGAAATTAATGTTATTGTAAGTGCGGGAAGCAGACCGATGCTTATTCCAAATTTGGTAGGAATGCGTTTGGATGAGGCTGAAAAGATTGCCGGAAAATTGTACAAAAATGTTATAGCAGAGCCGTATACCGGTGATACTTCTACAATACTGCCTGGTGCAGTATTAGGTCAGTCTCATGATCCTTACAGTGAAACTATTAAGAGTGGGTATGGAGATAGTATTACATTATACTATAATGCAGACGGATATGATAAAAGCGTATATCTTGCAGATAATACTGCTACCGATATTCCTGAAAGTATCTCCGTAAGCTTACAAGAACTTCCAGATGCTCAAAGATATTTTTACAGCAACTATTCTATCTATTTGTCACCGGTATTTGTACTTAAAGATGTTATAAATAATAAGTATATTCGAGTAGATGAATATAATGATAAAGAGCAGGATTATCAGGAAGTGAATATAGATGTTCCTGATAATATTTCAAGGGGGAGTATCATTAAAGAATATACTGATGAAAGTGCTAATAACAAAAGTAAACTCTTACATGTATATGTCTATGATGGTATAAAGCCTTTTGCAACTGACAATTATAGGGGTAGAGACTTAGCTGAAATTCAAAATATTTTAATGTCTGCCAGTGTTACGGTTTCAACTCAATATGAGTTTGATCCTTATGTCAAAGCTAATAGTATAATAAGAGTAATAGGGGGAGATGGTGCTGAATTACCTTTGGGTACTATTTTACACAGTGGGGATAATGTTACATTAGTTGTAAATAATGGAATAGATCCGAATGTCCCCACTACAAATTATGAAAGTGTAGGTGCTTCAACTACAACTGAGACAACTAAGGCAAAAGTAGAAACTAAAACTGCCCCACCTGAGACTACAAGAGCTAGGGAGACGCAGTCAACTCAAACACAGCCACCAACTCAAGCTGCAATACCGGCAGATCCACCGACACCTGAAAGTTCTCAATCAAAGGAGATTGGTTCGCAACCAAGTGAACCTGCAGATATGCCAACTGCTGTAAGGCCAAGGTACATAGAGCGTACTCAGGCAGAGGAAGAAGAGACCGCAGAGGGAGAGGAAAGTACAGAGGGCAAGAAGAAGAAAGATAAGAAGAAGAAAAAAGATAAGAAGAAAAAATCTTATGACGAAGATGTAGAAAGCAGCGAGGAGAAAGAAGTATATTATACCGCAGGATTCTATATAGATGAAAACGGTGACGAACAATATACAGAATTTTATTATACAGAAGATTAA